The following proteins come from a genomic window of Anopheles ziemanni chromosome 3, idAnoZiCoDA_A2_x.2, whole genome shotgun sequence:
- the LOC131289541 gene encoding LIM domain kinase 1: MGENGEKGKKDSTVCASCYNAIEPEQHVAAVGQLWHAECFRCSVCDARLSSWYFEKDGLLFCKEDHWSKFGDCCQQCSQVISGPVMFAGDHKFHSECFRCESCKVFIAEGETYTLLERSKLYCGQCYKRHQSALVEVSRNGTTTTSSIVRGEKAKQQPLPHTIRLVEIPWTNARTDRIRLATDDKLFGASGKGAGAGCKSVRISEVFCAAYGQLGKYIFSCINSALESCCGLLHFRVTLNSDLMSLRVGDKVLEVNGTPVRDVPLENLQNLIENSTGKVLQLTVEHDPELLDPQQRPVNGVLSASYCGTQCPDTCNNNEDGDNQSSRSLSPSKLERIFRKNDEGYMSGSSRKLQKRLKDVNCNTATNSLKEKERSSSMSRLLDEHRSIAAGGEFYDLSRTKSFRVEPKAARIFRASDLVQGELLGKGFFGQVFKVTHRVTQEVMVLKELYRVDEEAQKNFLKEVAVLRSLSHHNVLRFIGVLYKDKKLHLVTEFIPGGSLKELIHDSGQPLSWEQRISFARDISCGMSYLHSMNIIHRDLNSLNCLVREDGTVIVADFGLARIIKQPLLSTAYEKCPAANGNGTIGRRGVRPRRQRYTVVGNPYWMAPEMMRGNKYDEKVDIFSFGIMLCEIIGRVQADPDYLPRLPDFGLNQTVFREKFCGQCPEPFFKIAFLCCDLNPDKRPPFHVLQDWLETMVTMTALNKPLPAKIVYDIEHFKGQRSTDSSLCTTPDGLATPPPSSAGYSLKPSLSRKRICEGPEDTVEPQPKLSDLQTTSSLDVVDGAIGGVRPPCTTVSPHAPHAPPAVENNGGSCCPDSNNGFIVADCIEIPKSPHLGKDFSANGDRIRDSIRAKRRHRMMLSRENQRKSLDSSVLAARLGADRLFADVNDAVDNGSASEPISLIMTSEMIANDAAKIVDASAGGRERPSTDELLASVKDSLELNKSLIGIGDGMRPNDGGWGPIPAKVKHYGEKGFVIHVQNGHLTLNNVRDLENCSDFDSSCDTSLNYIEVNGNRMESETCETPEVEVKCDAVVSSARGGPALTSSPPAPLEPVHSTRGTCEKENISTESPVPALGKAKITPTQTKPNFSPFTPIPAERNSSIGNGTLPAKVEEKKQPSSAQKAVQYTRKLFRSAMEPTPTVLANSSKPVHDLPGTHLPSSTVKTSTTSRGHTRTGSSERSALFSTKQKISPTSDPEPQPSFGASPGVTGAGSSARPKSNTVLNSVFSYKSKPNEPVMDGARVAHGGNIFTSSGSVVRRAGAKGASGKASPGDVMNAACVESIPPATGKPPISTYTPAALVGTGSSGGSILRLGKGTRNYRPVEKMTAAAGECRTATGVRVEKYTTLSPPSGSSGSNSRTNSPSPPVPNGTRSSVGGTAGSRTIGILSPSSIRRLNARLLEARKGNGSFASEQPTPTVPTVVPRAKVATIVSISGGTKLPGVARKVPPITASSSGTGRGTIISAVAGCSRERRSTRCPGGGGPHMGV; this comes from the exons ATGGGCGAGAACGGGGAAAAAG GGAAAAAAGACAGCACTGTGTGCGCTAGCTGCTACAACGCGATAGAACCGGAACAGCATGTGGCCGCCGTTGGTCAGTTGTGGCACGCGGAATGCTTCAG GTGTTCGGTGTGCGATGCACGACTGTCGAGCTGGTACTTCGAAAAGGATGGCTTACTGTTCTGCAAGGAGGACCACTGGTCCAAGTTTGGCGACTGCTGTCAGCAGTGTTCTCAG GTTATCTCCGGGCCTGTTATGTTCGCAGGCGATCACAAGTTCCACTCGGAGTGCTTTCGATGTGAATCGTGTAAAGTTTTCATCGCCGAAGGGGAAACCTACACACTGCTGGAACGGTCAAAGCTTTACTG CGGTCAATGCTACAAACGCCACCAGAGCGCCCTTGTAGAAGTGTCCCGTAACGGCACAACAACAACGTCCTCGATTGTGCGCGGTGAGAAGGCAAAGCAACAACCACTTCCGCATACGATCCGTTTGGTGGAGATACCCTGGACCAATGCGCGTACCGATCGTATCCGACTGGCCACGGACGACAAACTGTTCGGTGCGTCCGGCAAGGGCGCTGGCGCCGGTTGCAAGAGCGTACGAATATCGGA AGTGTTCTGTGCCGCATACGGACAGTTAggcaaatacattttttcatgCATTAATTCTGCATTGGAGTCTTGCTGTGGTTTGCTTCACTTTAG GGTAACGCTCAATTCGGATTTGATGTCATTGCGCGTTGGCGACAAGGTACTGGAAGTAAACGGCACCCCGGTGCGCGATGTGCCGTtggaaaatttgcaaaatcTCATCGAAAACTCGACGGGCAAAGTGCTGCAGCTGACGGTTGAACATGATCCTGAGCTGCTCGATCCGCAACAAAGACCGGTCAATGGAGTTCTGTCCGCTTCCTACTGTGGGACGCAATGTCCCGATACCTGCAACAACAACGAGGATGGGGATAATCAGTCCAGCCGGAGTCTGTCACCGAGTAAGCTGGAGCGTATCTTTAGGAAAAACGATGAGGGTTACATGAGTGGATCATCGAGAAAGCTACAAAAACGCTTGAAAGATGTCAATTGCAATACTG CTACCAATAGTTTAAAGGAAAAAGAGCGCAGCTCCAGCATGTCCCGGCTGCTCGACGAACATCGCAGCATTGCGGCCGGCGGCGAGTTCTATGACCTCTCGCGTACAAAGTCGTTCCGCGTGGAACCGAAGGCGGCCCGTATCTTCCGCGCGTCGGATCTGGTGCAGGGTGAGCTGCTTGGGAAAGGGTTCTTCGGTCAGGTGTTTAAGGTGACGCACCGTGTAACGCAGGAGGTGATGGTGCTGAAAGAACTGTACCGGGTGGACGAGGAGGCACAGAAAAACTTCCTCAAGGAAGTCGCCGTACTGCGCTCCCTTTCGCACCACAACGTGCTCCGCTTCATCGGCGTCCTGTACAAGGACAAAAAGCTGCACCTGGTGACCGAGTTTATACCGGGCGGGTCGCTCAAGGAGCTGATACACGATTCCGGCCAGCCGCTGAGCTGGGAGCAGCGAATATCGTTCGCACGGGACATCTCGTGCGGCATGAGCTACCTGCACTCGATGAACATTATCCATAGGGACCTGAACTCGCTGAACTGCTTGGTGCGGGAGGATGGGACGGTGATTGTGGCGGACTTTGGCCTGGCGCGTATCATCAAACAGCCGCTGCTCAGTACGGCCTACGAAAAGTGTCCCGCAGCAAACGGAAATGGGACGATCGGGAGGAGGGGCGTGCGCCCGCGGAGGCAACGGTACACGGTGGTGGGTAATCCGTACTGGATGGCCCCGGAGATGATGCGCGGTAACAAGTACGACGAGAAGGTGGATATTTTCTCGTTCGGCATTATGCTGTGCGAGATTATTGGGCGCGTGCAGGCCGATCCGGACTACTTGCCGAGGTTGCCCGACTTCGGGCTGAACCAGACGGTGTTTCGGGAGAAGTTTTGTGGCCAGTGTCCGGAGCCGTTCTTCAAAATTGCGTTCCTGTGCTGTGATCTGAATCCCGACAAGCG ACCTCCATTCCATGTACTGCAAGACTGGCTAGAGACCATGGTGACGATGACGGCCTTGAATAAGCCACTTCCGGCCAAGATTGTGTACGACATCGAGCACTTCAAGGGACAACGCAGCACGGATTCGAGTTTGTGCACCACACCCGATGGGCTGGCCACACCGCCACCCTCCTCCGCCGGGTACTCCCTCAAACCTTCGCTCAGCCGGAAGCGCATCTGCGAAGGGCCGGAAGATACGGTTGAACCACAACCGAAACTGAGCGACCTACAAACGACTTCTAGTCTGGACGTGGTGGACGGGGCTATCGGCGGTGTGAGGCCACCGTGTACCACCGTATCACCGCATGCACCACATGCACCACCCGCTGTGGAAAACAATGGTGGCTCCTGTTGTCCCGATAGCAACAACGGTTTCATTGTGGCAGACTGTATCGAAATTCCAAAGTCACCGCACCTGGGAAAAGACTTTTCCGCTAATGGCGACCGTATTCGGGACAGTATTCGAGCGAAACGGCGCCATCGGATGATGCTGAGTCGTGAGAATCAACGAAAGTCGCTCGATTCTAGTGTTTTGGCGGCAAGGCTCGGTGCCGATCGGTTGTTTGCCGACGTGAACGATGCGGTTGACAATGGAAGTGCCTCGGAACCGATCAGTTTAATCATGACCAGCGAGATGATCGCGAACGATGCTGCTAAAATCGTGGACGCGAGTGCTGGTGGTCGGGAGCGACCTTCCACGGACGAACTGTTGGCTTCGGTGAAGGATAGTTTGGAGTTGAACAAATCACTCATCGGTATCGGGGACGGCATGCGACCGAACGATGGAGGATGGGGTCCTATTCCGGCCAAGGTTAAACATTACGGCGAGAAAGGGTTCGTCATCCACGTGCAAAATGGACACCTTACGCTCAACAACGTGCGCGATCTTGAAAACTGTTCCGATTTTGATTCGAGTTGTGACACTAGCCTTAACTACATCGAGGTGAATGGAAACCGGATGGAGAGTGAAACCTGCGAGACGCCGGAGGTGGAGGTGAAGTGTGACGCCGTGGTTTCAAGCGCGAGAGGAGGACCCGCTCTGACTTCCAGTCCACCAGCTCCATTGGAACCGGTCCACTCGACACGCGGTACATGCGAGAAGGAAAATATCTCCACTGAATCTCCGGTGCCAGCGTTGGGAAAGGCGAAAATTACTCCAACCCAAACGAAGCCAAACTTTTCTCCCTTCACTCCGATACCGGCGGAAAGGAACAGCTCGATCGGTAACGGAACACTTCCGGCAAAGGTGGAGGAGAAAAAGCAACCCTCCAGTGCACAGAAAGCCGTCCAGTACACTAGGAAACTATTTCGCAGTGCCATGGAACCGACGCCAACGGTTTTGGCAAACTCTTCCAAGCCGGTTCATGACCTTCCCGGAACGCATCTTCCCTCGAGTACCGTTAAAACCAGCACCACAAGCCGTGGCCATACCCGCACGGGTTCGTCCGAACGGTCGGCGTTGTTTTCGACAAAGCAGAAAATTTCTCCTACCTCCGATCCGGAACCGCAGCCCAGTTTCGGTGCATCGCCCGGGGTGACAGGGGCGGGAAGCTCGGCACGTCCAAAGTCAAACACGGTGCTAAATTCCGTGTTCTCGTACAAATCGAAACCAAATGAGCCCGTGATGGACGGTGCGCGTGTGGCTCATGGCGGTAACATTTTCACTTCCAGTGGATCCGTCGTACGACGCGCTGGCGCGAAAGGCGCCAGTGGGAAAGCGTCCCCGGGTGACGTGATGAATGCTGCGTGCGTTGAGAGTATACCGCCGGCCACTGGTAAGCCACCGATCAGTACCTACACTCCTGCGGCCCTCGTGGGAACCGGGAGCTCGGGTGGTAGCATATTGCGGCTCGGAAAAGGCACTCGCAATTACCGTCCGGTGGAGAAGATGACGGCCGCCGCTGGCGAGTGTAGGACGGCCACCGGGGTGAGGGTGGAAAAGTACACAACGCTTTCACCTCCGAGTGGAAGCAGTGGCAGCAACTCTCGAACGAACTCTCCCTCGCCACCCGTACCGAACGGGACGCGTTCTTCGGTTGGTGGAACGGCGGGAAGTCGCACCATCGGTATCCTTTCACCGTCCAGCATTCGCCGGCTAAATGCACGCCTGCTAGAAGCACGCAAGGGTAATGGGTCGTTTGCGTCGGAACAGCCGACTCCGACCGTACCGACGGTCGTTCCCCGGGCCAAGGTGGCGACAATTGTTTCCATCTCCGGTGGCACCAAGCTACCGGGTGTGGCACGAAAAGTGCCTCCGATAACGGCTAGCTCTAGTGGCACCGGTAGAGGTACGATTATTAGCGCTGTTGCCGGATGCTCGAGAGAGCGGCGATCCACCCGATGTCCAGGCGGGGGTGGTCCACACATGGGTGTGTAA
- the LOC131286478 gene encoding protein unc-119 homolog, producing the protein MSVVGKKLGSSMSAQGGTSGEAEAAGESPATPTSSRPIPSTITPDYVLQLNKIADDYLCTPDANIYEIDFTRFKIRDLESGAVLFEIAKPSVSDIAQSASENKASANEAATASGAQQAASIGSENPTTAVATSSAPPTEDAEETFEPNAGRYVRYQFTPQFLKLKTVGATVEFTVGSKSVKNFRMIERHFFKDRLLKTFDFEFGYCIPYSKNTCEHIYEFPTIPPDLVNEMIQHPFETRSDSFYFVDGCLVMHNKADYAYNGGL; encoded by the exons ATGAGTGTGGTGGGCAAGAAGCTTGGCTCGTCGATGTCGGCCCAAGGGGGCACATCGGGAGAAGCGGAAGCTGCTGGCGAATCACCCGCGACTCCAACGTCCAGTCGGCCCATCCCGAGCACCATCACACCCGATTACGTGTTGCAGTTGAACAAAATCGCCGACGATTACCTCTGCACACCGGATGCAAACATTTACGAGATCGATTTTACACGGTTTAAAATCCGCGACCTGGAGTCGGGTGCTGTCCTGTTTGAGATAGCGAAACCGTCGGTTAGCGACATTGCCCAAAGCGCCAGCGAAAACAAGGCAAGTGCGAACGAGGCAGCGACCGCGTCAGGTGCGCAGCAGGCGGCGTCGATTGGTAGCGAGAATCCGACGACGGCTGTGGCGACCTCCTCCGCCCCACCGACCGAAGATGCGGAGGAAACATTCGAACCAAATGCTGGCCGCTACGTTCGGTATCAATTTACGCCGCAATttctaaaactaaaaaccGTCGGTGCAAC GGTAGAGTTCACGGTTGGCAGTAAAAGTGTGAAAAACTTTCGAATGATTGAACGGCACTTTTTCAAGGATCGGTTGCTGAAAACGTTCGACTTCGAGTTTGGATACTGCATTCCCTATTCTAAAAATACCTGCGAACACATCTACGAGTTTCCCACTATCCCGCCAGATTTGG TAAACGAAATGATTCAGCATCCGTTCGAGACGCGCTCGGATAGTTTTTACTTTGTCGACGGTTGCCTAGTGATGCACAACAAGGCCGACTACGCCTACAACGGTGGTCTGTGA